A single genomic interval of Primulina huaijiensis isolate GDHJ02 chromosome 7, ASM1229523v2, whole genome shotgun sequence harbors:
- the LOC140980912 gene encoding glycosyltransferase family protein 64 C3 isoform X1 yields MGIVTLPFLLAAIIFFPLPLLVISLRTYPNSQTPPCNKPDPKSLRSDRLTVVINGYSEHRIPLLQSIAEAYSVAPQVAGVVILWCNPSTSSRTLSRLSQNVSAFVHLSPSSSLNSRFYPWEIINTRAVLICDDDIMPATTSVSFAFTVWKSDPDRIVGFFARSHAYDIASRSWIYTMERDKYSIILTKLMILDIKYLEKYSCSEEYAAARQIVDKINNCEDILMNFVVADEIGRGPLMVGAKGGGIRDHGDSRNEDVSGGVAEVGLSSRRREHRKRRGECIREFHRILGRMPLKYSYGKVVDDVGEQGLCVKAGKVVLCDQQQDFSQDSI; encoded by the exons ATGGGCATTGTAACTCTACCTTTCTTACTAGCCGCAATTATCTTCTTCCCTCTGCCCCTTTTGGTCATTTCACTTCGAACATACCCGAATTCCCAGACTCCGCCCTGCAATAAGCCCGACCCGAAATCACTCAGATCCGACCGACTGACTGTGGTAATCAACGGCTACTCGGAGCACCGTATTCCATTGCTTCAATCAATCGCCGAAGCCTACTCCGTCGCGCCACAAGTCGCCGGTGTAGTCATCCTCTGGTGCAACCCTTCCACCTCCTCCAGAACCCTCTCCCGCCTTTCACAAAACGTCTCCGCCTTTGTCCACCTGTCGCCGTCGTCCAGCCTAAATTCCAGATTCTACCCCTGGGAAATCATCAATACCCGAGCCGTCCTCATCTGCGACGATGACATCATGCCCGCCACGACCTCCGTGTCCTTCGCGTTCACCGTCTGGAAATCGGATCCGGATCGGATCGTCGGATTTTTCGCCAGATCGCACGCTTACGACATAGCTTCGAGATCCTGGATCTACACCATGGAGAGGGATAAGTACTCGATAATCCTCACCAAATTAATGATCCTTGACATCAAATACCTCGAGAAATACTCGTGCAGTGAAGAATACGCCGCTGCCAGACAAATAGtggataaaatcaataattgcGAAGATATCTTGATGAATTTTGTGGTGGCTGATGAAATTGGAAGGGGCCCATTAATGGTGGGGGCTAAAGGAGGCGGAATTAGAGATCATGGAGACTCAAGAAACGAGGACGTATCGGGTGGAGTGGCAGAAGTGGGGTTGAGTAGCAGAAGAAGGGAGCATAGAAAGAGGAGAGGGGAGTGTATAAGGGAATTTCATAGGATATTGGGAAGGATGCCATTGAAGTACAGCTATGGGAAGGTGGTGGATGATGTTGGAGAACAGGGGTTATGCGTGAAGGCAGGGAAGGTGGTTCTCTGTGATCAACAACAAGATTTCAG TCAAGATTCAATTTGA
- the LOC140980912 gene encoding glycosyltransferase family protein 64 C3 isoform X3, protein MGIVTLPFLLAAIIFFPLPLLVISLRTYPNSQTPPCNKPDPKSLRSDRLTVVINGYSEHRIPLLQSIAEAYSVAPQVAGVVILWCNPSTSSRTLSRLSQNVSAFVHLSPSSSLNSRFYPWEIINTRAVLICDDDIMPATTSVSFAFTVWKSDPDRIVGFFARSHAYDIASRSWIYTMERDKYSIILTKLMILDIKYLEKYSCSEEYAAARQIVDKINNCEDILMNFVVADEIGRGPLMVGAKGGGIRDHGDSRNEDVSGGVAEVGLSSRRREHRKRRGECIREFHRILGRMPLKYSYGKVVDDVGEQGLCVKAGKVVLCDQQQDFRYT, encoded by the exons ATGGGCATTGTAACTCTACCTTTCTTACTAGCCGCAATTATCTTCTTCCCTCTGCCCCTTTTGGTCATTTCACTTCGAACATACCCGAATTCCCAGACTCCGCCCTGCAATAAGCCCGACCCGAAATCACTCAGATCCGACCGACTGACTGTGGTAATCAACGGCTACTCGGAGCACCGTATTCCATTGCTTCAATCAATCGCCGAAGCCTACTCCGTCGCGCCACAAGTCGCCGGTGTAGTCATCCTCTGGTGCAACCCTTCCACCTCCTCCAGAACCCTCTCCCGCCTTTCACAAAACGTCTCCGCCTTTGTCCACCTGTCGCCGTCGTCCAGCCTAAATTCCAGATTCTACCCCTGGGAAATCATCAATACCCGAGCCGTCCTCATCTGCGACGATGACATCATGCCCGCCACGACCTCCGTGTCCTTCGCGTTCACCGTCTGGAAATCGGATCCGGATCGGATCGTCGGATTTTTCGCCAGATCGCACGCTTACGACATAGCTTCGAGATCCTGGATCTACACCATGGAGAGGGATAAGTACTCGATAATCCTCACCAAATTAATGATCCTTGACATCAAATACCTCGAGAAATACTCGTGCAGTGAAGAATACGCCGCTGCCAGACAAATAGtggataaaatcaataattgcGAAGATATCTTGATGAATTTTGTGGTGGCTGATGAAATTGGAAGGGGCCCATTAATGGTGGGGGCTAAAGGAGGCGGAATTAGAGATCATGGAGACTCAAGAAACGAGGACGTATCGGGTGGAGTGGCAGAAGTGGGGTTGAGTAGCAGAAGAAGGGAGCATAGAAAGAGGAGAGGGGAGTGTATAAGGGAATTTCATAGGATATTGGGAAGGATGCCATTGAAGTACAGCTATGGGAAGGTGGTGGATGATGTTGGAGAACAGGGGTTATGCGTGAAGGCAGGGAAGGTGGTTCTCTGTGATCAACAACAAGATTTCAG ATATACATAG
- the LOC140980495 gene encoding plasma membrane ATPase 4-like isoform X2 yields the protein MGSTKPLSLEEIKNEAVDLERIPIEEVFEQLKCTREGLSSEEGENRLKIFGPNKLEEKKESKVLKFLGFMWNPLSWVMEAAALMAIVLANGDGRPPDWQDFVGIVALLVINSTISFIEENNAGNAAAALMAGLAPKTKVLRDNRWSEQDASILVPGDIISIKLGDIIPADARLLDGDPLKVDQSALTGESLPVTKNPSDEVFSGSTCKQGEIEAVVIATGVHTFFGKAAHLVDSTNQVGHFQKVLTSIGNFCICSIFIGILIEIIVMYPIQHRKYRDGIDNLLVLLIGGIPIAMPTVLSVTMAIGSHRLAQQGAITKRMTAIEEMAGMDVLCSDKTGTLTLNKLTVDKNLIEVFVKGLDKDQVVLYAARASRTENQDAIDAAIVGMLADPKEARAGIREVHFLPFNPVDKRTALTYIDSNGNWHRASKGAPEQILELCNSKEDVRKKVHAVIEKFAERGLRSLGVARQEVPERTKESLGEPWQLLGLLPLFDPPRHDSAETIRRALNLGVNVKMITGDQLAIAKETGRRLGMGTNMYPSSSLLGQDRDESVTGLPVDELIEKADGFAGVFPEHKYEIVKRLQERKHICGMTGDGVNDAPALKKADIGIAVADATDAARGASDIVLTEPGLSVIISAVLTSRAIFQRMKNYTIYAVSITIRIVFGFMLIALIWKFDFAPFMVLIIAILNDGTIMTISKDRVQPSPLPDSWKLKEIFATGIVLGGYLAFGTVLFFWAMKDTNFFSNTFGIRSLRENPREMMAALYLQVSIVSQALIFVTRSRSWSFAERPGMFLLGAFIIAQLTAFTTKSNYGIEEREAQWAAAQRTLHGLQPREISNIFADKSSYRELSEIAEQAKRRAEVARLREVHTLKGHVESVVKLKGLDIDTIQQHYTV from the exons ATGGGTAGTACCAAGCCTCTCAGTCTTGAAGAGATAAAAAATGAAGCTGTTGATCTG GAAAGAATTCCTATTGAGGAGGTGTTTGAGCAGTTGAAATGTACAAGAGAAGGTTTGTCATCGGAGGAAGGAGAGAACAGGCTCAAAATATTTGGTCCAAACAAATTGGAGGAGAAAAAG GAGAGCAAGGTCCTCAAGTTTTTGGGCTTTATGTGGAACCCTTTGTCGTGGGTTATGGAAGCTGCTGCATTGATGGCTATCGTCCTAGCAAATGGAGATGGAAGGCCCCCAGATTGGCAGGATTTTGTGGGTATTGTTGCCTTATTGGTTATCAACTCTACGATAAGTTTCATTGAAGAAAACAATGCTGGTAATGCTGCAGCAGCTCTTATGGCTGGACTCGCTCCCAAAACCAAG GTTCTGAGAGACAATCGATGGAGTGAGCAGGATGCATCTATCCTTGTTCCAGGGGACATTATAAGCATAAAACTGGGAGACATCATCCCTGCTGATGCTCGACTTCTTGATGGAGATCCCTTAAAAGTTGATCAATCTGCTTTAACTGGAGAATCTCTTCCAGTCACCAAGAACCCATCGGATGAAGTTTTCTCTGGATCAACATGTAAACAAGGAGAGATTGAAGCAGTTGTGATAGCAACTGGTGTTCATACTTTCTTTGGTAAGGCTGCTCATCTAGTGGATAGCACCAACCAAGTTGGACATTTCCAAAAGGTTCTGACTTCCATTGGTAACTTTTGCATCTGCTCAATTTTTATTGGGATACTCATTGAGATCATAGTCATGTATCCAATACAGCACCGGAAGTATAGGGATGGAATTGACAATTTGTTGGTTCTCTTAATTGGAGGAATTCCAATTGCTATGCCAACCGTTTTGTCTGTTACAATGGCTATTGGTTCCCACAGGCTAGCACAACAGGGTGCAATAACTAAAAGAATGACTGCCATAGAGGAAATGGCAGGAATGGATGTTCTATGTAGCGACAAAACTGGAACTCTTACATTGAATAAGCTGACTGTTGACAAAAACCTCATAGAAGTGTTTGTGAAGGGATTAGATAAAGATCAGGTTGTATTATATGCAGCACGGGCTTCAAGAACTGAAAATCAGGATGCGATTGATGCTGCCATTGTTGGGATGCTAGCTGATCCAAAGGAG GCAAGAGCTGGTATTAGGGAGGTTCATTTCCTACCTTTCAACCCTGTGGACAAGAGGACCGCATTAACATACATAGATTCTAATGGAAATTGGCATCGTGCCAGCAAAGGTGCCCCTGAACAG ATATTAGAACTTTGCAACAGCAAGGAAGATGTTCGAAAAAAGGTTCACGCTGTTATTGAAAAGTTTGCGGAGCGCGGGCTTCGTTCTTTAGGAGTTGCCCGACAG GAAGTTCCAGAGAGAACAAAAGAGAGTCTCGGCGAACCATGGCAACTCCTTGGGCTATTGCCGTTGTTTGATCCACCTAGGCATGATAGTGCAGAAACTATTAGAAGAGCACTGAATCTTGGAGTGAATGTTAAGATGATCACTG gTGATCAACTAGCCATAGCTAAAGAAACAGGTCGCAGGCTTGGAATGGGGACAAATATGTATCCATCTTCCTCATTGCTTGGCCAAGATAGAGATGAATCTGTTACAGGACTTCCAGTAGATGAGTTAATCGAGAAAGCCGATGGTTTTGCTGGAGTATTTCCAG AGCACAAGTATGAAATTGTGAAGAGACTTCAGGAAAGGAAACACATCTGTGGTATGACTGGTGATGGCGTAAACGATGCTCCTGCTCTGAAGAAGGCAGATATAGGCATTGCTGTTGCTGATGCAACTGATGCCGCTAGAGGTGCATCTGACATTGTTTTGACAGAACCTGGGCTGAGTGTCATAATAAGTGCCGTGCTAACTAGCAGGGCTATTTTCCAAAGAATGAAAAATTATACA ATATATGCTGTTTCAATTACAATCCGTATTGTG TTTGGATTCATGCTCATTGCTTTGATATGGAAATTTGACTTTGCTCCATTCATGGTTCTTATCATTGCTATCTTGAATGACG GAACTATCATGACAATTTCAAAGGATCGAGTTCAGCCATCTCCGCTACCTGACAGCTGGAAACTTAAAGAAATATTTGCCACTGGGATTGTGTTGGGAGGTTACTTGGCATTTGGAACTGTATTGTTTTTCTGGGCCATGAAAgataccaattttttttct AACACATTTGGCATAAGATCTCTGAGAGAAAATCCGAGGGAAATGATGGCAGCATTGTACCTGCAAGTCAGTATTGTGAGTCAGGCACTCATATTCGTGACAAGGTCCCGAAGCTGGTCTTTTGCTGAACGCCCCGGAATGTTCTTGCTTGGTGCTTTTATAATAGCTCAGTTG ACTGCCTTTACAACTAAGTCCAACTATGGCATAGAAGAACGAGAAGCACAATGGGCTGCTGCACAGAGGACTCTTCATGGTCTTCAACCGCGGGAAATTTCTAACATTTTTGCTGACAAAAGTAGCTACAGGGAGCTTTCTGAGATTGCGGAGCAAGCCAAACGACGTGCAGAAGTTGCTAG GCTAAGAGAGGTGCATACGCTGAAGGGGCACGTCGAATCTGTGGTGAAGTTGAAAGGACTGGATATTGACACAATTCAACAGCACTACACAGTTTGA
- the LOC140980913 gene encoding uncharacterized protein → MAEPRVSHRTRSKAAPDWSAEESLILINEINAIESEWGAALPSYQKWKQIVDNCNSLDVNRNLNQCRRKWDELFSEYRRVKNGSGGNGSLRGELFDAIDQCVSAKGKRSGGDEVEDEGIDGLEAAKLVEDEEEQAVMDTDPDSDAEAQGRVTKFFETGSKKQNRRTKRKKRRIEKLNPWGYFTSPKVKLEESSDINGKLEDTNSNVESMPESTIETKEQIMCTILRENALQINALLECNIADDADYKLANLKNTEAVQTDLNRQQGDKLIVYLEKISRTLKDFSDLVEQFK, encoded by the exons ATGGCGGAACCGAGAGTATCCCACCGGACGCGATCAAAAGCCGCCCCAGATTGGTCGGCAGAAGAGTCCTTAATTCTCATTAACGAAATCAACGCCATCGAATCGGAGTGGGGCGCCGCGCTGCCTTCCTACCAGAAATGGAAGCAGATTGTCGACAACTGCAATTCCCTTGACGTCAACCGGAACTTGAATCAGTGCCGTCGTAAGTGGGACGAGCTCTTCAGTGAGTACAGGAGGGTGAAAAACGGTTCTGGGGGAAATGGGTCTCTTCGTGGTGAGCTATTCGATGCCATTGATCAGTGTGTTAGTGCCAAGGGGAAAAGGAGTGGTGGTGACGAGGTGGAGGATGAGGGGATTGATGGACTTGAGGCGGCGAAGCTGGTGGAGGATGAGGAGGAGCAGGCGGTTATGGATACCGACCCGGATTCAGACGCGGAGGCTCAGGGCCGAGTGACTAAATTCTTCGAAACtg GTTCCAAGAAACAAAACCGTAGGACGAAGCGCAAAAAACGAAGAATTGAAAAGTTGAACCCATGGGGATACTTCACAAGCCCAAAGGTAAAGCTTGAAGAGTCGAGCGACATAAATGGGAAGTTGGAAGACACAAACAGCAACGTTGAAAGTATGCCTGAGAGCACTATTGAAACGAAGGAGCAAATTATGTGTACAATCCTTCGAGAAAATGCACTCCAGATAAATGCATTACTTGAATGCAACATTGCTGATGATGCAGATTACAAATTGGCTAATCTGAAAAATACTGAGGCCGTACAAACAGATTTAAATAGACAACAGGGCGATAAGCTTATCGTTTATCTCGAAAAGATTTCGAGAACCCTGAAGGATTTTTCTGATCTGGTTGAACAATTCAAATGA
- the LOC140980496 gene encoding gamma-glutamylcyclotransferase 2-1-like has product MVFWVFGYGSLVWNPGFEFDEKVIGFVKGYRRVFDLACIDHRGTPDHPARTCTLEENDGSICWGAAYCVRGGPKKEKAVMAYLERRECEYDRKTLVNFYKEDESEQPFVAGAIVFTSTPDKIRNKYYLGPTPLEHMATQIATAFGPCGNNRDYLFLLEKAMFDIGHEDEYVIELANEVRKVLGGLQKEKLIGESHMSPLKLKANIV; this is encoded by the exons ATGGTTTTCTGGGTTTTTGGCTACGGTTCTTTGGTGTGGAACCCAGGATTCGAATTTGATGAGAAAGTTATTGGGTTCGTGAAGGGTTACAGGCGTGTCTTCGATCTGG CCTGTATAGATCACAGAGGAACCCCCGACCACCCTGCAAGAACCTGCACCTTGGAAGAAAATGACGGATCCATCTGC tGGGGAGCTGCGTATTGTGTGCGGGGAGGGCCAAAGAAAGAAAAGGCAGTAATGGCG TATCTGGAACGAAGAGAATGCGAGTACGATCGAAAAACCTTGGTTAATTTTTACAAA GAAGATGAATCGGAGCAACCCTTTGTAGCTGGTGCGATAGT GTTCACGTCGACTCCAGACAAGATAAGGAACAAGTACTATTTAGGACCAACCCCTTTGGAGCACATGGCTACTCAAATAGCAACAGCATTTGGCCCTTGTGGAAACAACAGGGATTATCTCTTCCTCTTGGAGAAGGCCATGTTCGATATCG GCCACGAAGACGAGTATGTGATTGAGCTTGCAAATGAAGTGAGGAAGGTACTTGGTGGGTTGCAGAAGGAGAAATTGATCGGTGAATCCCATATGTCGCCTCTCAAATTGAAGGCCAATATTGTCTGA
- the LOC140980495 gene encoding plasma membrane ATPase 4-like isoform X1 yields the protein MGSTKPLSLEEIKNEAVDLERIPIEEVFEQLKCTREGLSSEEGENRLKIFGPNKLEEKKESKVLKFLGFMWNPLSWVMEAAALMAIVLANGDGRPPDWQDFVGIVALLVINSTISFIEENNAGNAAAALMAGLAPKTKVLRDNRWSEQDASILVPGDIISIKLGDIIPADARLLDGDPLKVDQSALTGESLPVTKNPSDEVFSGSTCKQGEIEAVVIATGVHTFFGKAAHLVDSTNQVGHFQKVLTSIGNFCICSIFIGILIEIIVMYPIQHRKYRDGIDNLLVLLIGGIPIAMPTVLSVTMAIGSHRLAQQGAITKRMTAIEEMAGMDVLCSDKTGTLTLNKLTVDKNLIEVFVKGLDKDQVVLYAARASRTENQDAIDAAIVGMLADPKEARAGIREVHFLPFNPVDKRTALTYIDSNGNWHRASKGAPEQILELCNSKEDVRKKVHAVIEKFAERGLRSLGVARQEVPERTKESLGEPWQLLGLLPLFDPPRHDSAETIRRALNLGVNVKMITGDQLAIAKETGRRLGMGTNMYPSSSLLGQDRDESVTGLPVDELIEKADGFAGVFPEHKYEIVKRLQERKHICGMTGDGVNDAPALKKADIGIAVADATDAARGASDIVLTEPGLSVIISAVLTSRAIFQRMKNYTIYAVSITIRIVFGFMLIALIWKFDFAPFMVLIIAILNDGTIMTISKDRVQPSPLPDSWKLKEIFATGIVLGGYLAFGTVLFFWAMKDTNFFSNTFGIRSLRENPREMMAALYLQVSIVSQALIFVTRSRSWSFAERPGMFLLGAFIIAQLVATIIAVYANWRFANIKGCGWGWAGVIWLYSVVTYVPLDILKFCIRYILSGKAWDNVLEKRTAFTTKSNYGIEEREAQWAAAQRTLHGLQPREISNIFADKSSYRELSEIAEQAKRRAEVARLREVHTLKGHVESVVKLKGLDIDTIQQHYTV from the exons ATGGGTAGTACCAAGCCTCTCAGTCTTGAAGAGATAAAAAATGAAGCTGTTGATCTG GAAAGAATTCCTATTGAGGAGGTGTTTGAGCAGTTGAAATGTACAAGAGAAGGTTTGTCATCGGAGGAAGGAGAGAACAGGCTCAAAATATTTGGTCCAAACAAATTGGAGGAGAAAAAG GAGAGCAAGGTCCTCAAGTTTTTGGGCTTTATGTGGAACCCTTTGTCGTGGGTTATGGAAGCTGCTGCATTGATGGCTATCGTCCTAGCAAATGGAGATGGAAGGCCCCCAGATTGGCAGGATTTTGTGGGTATTGTTGCCTTATTGGTTATCAACTCTACGATAAGTTTCATTGAAGAAAACAATGCTGGTAATGCTGCAGCAGCTCTTATGGCTGGACTCGCTCCCAAAACCAAG GTTCTGAGAGACAATCGATGGAGTGAGCAGGATGCATCTATCCTTGTTCCAGGGGACATTATAAGCATAAAACTGGGAGACATCATCCCTGCTGATGCTCGACTTCTTGATGGAGATCCCTTAAAAGTTGATCAATCTGCTTTAACTGGAGAATCTCTTCCAGTCACCAAGAACCCATCGGATGAAGTTTTCTCTGGATCAACATGTAAACAAGGAGAGATTGAAGCAGTTGTGATAGCAACTGGTGTTCATACTTTCTTTGGTAAGGCTGCTCATCTAGTGGATAGCACCAACCAAGTTGGACATTTCCAAAAGGTTCTGACTTCCATTGGTAACTTTTGCATCTGCTCAATTTTTATTGGGATACTCATTGAGATCATAGTCATGTATCCAATACAGCACCGGAAGTATAGGGATGGAATTGACAATTTGTTGGTTCTCTTAATTGGAGGAATTCCAATTGCTATGCCAACCGTTTTGTCTGTTACAATGGCTATTGGTTCCCACAGGCTAGCACAACAGGGTGCAATAACTAAAAGAATGACTGCCATAGAGGAAATGGCAGGAATGGATGTTCTATGTAGCGACAAAACTGGAACTCTTACATTGAATAAGCTGACTGTTGACAAAAACCTCATAGAAGTGTTTGTGAAGGGATTAGATAAAGATCAGGTTGTATTATATGCAGCACGGGCTTCAAGAACTGAAAATCAGGATGCGATTGATGCTGCCATTGTTGGGATGCTAGCTGATCCAAAGGAG GCAAGAGCTGGTATTAGGGAGGTTCATTTCCTACCTTTCAACCCTGTGGACAAGAGGACCGCATTAACATACATAGATTCTAATGGAAATTGGCATCGTGCCAGCAAAGGTGCCCCTGAACAG ATATTAGAACTTTGCAACAGCAAGGAAGATGTTCGAAAAAAGGTTCACGCTGTTATTGAAAAGTTTGCGGAGCGCGGGCTTCGTTCTTTAGGAGTTGCCCGACAG GAAGTTCCAGAGAGAACAAAAGAGAGTCTCGGCGAACCATGGCAACTCCTTGGGCTATTGCCGTTGTTTGATCCACCTAGGCATGATAGTGCAGAAACTATTAGAAGAGCACTGAATCTTGGAGTGAATGTTAAGATGATCACTG gTGATCAACTAGCCATAGCTAAAGAAACAGGTCGCAGGCTTGGAATGGGGACAAATATGTATCCATCTTCCTCATTGCTTGGCCAAGATAGAGATGAATCTGTTACAGGACTTCCAGTAGATGAGTTAATCGAGAAAGCCGATGGTTTTGCTGGAGTATTTCCAG AGCACAAGTATGAAATTGTGAAGAGACTTCAGGAAAGGAAACACATCTGTGGTATGACTGGTGATGGCGTAAACGATGCTCCTGCTCTGAAGAAGGCAGATATAGGCATTGCTGTTGCTGATGCAACTGATGCCGCTAGAGGTGCATCTGACATTGTTTTGACAGAACCTGGGCTGAGTGTCATAATAAGTGCCGTGCTAACTAGCAGGGCTATTTTCCAAAGAATGAAAAATTATACA ATATATGCTGTTTCAATTACAATCCGTATTGTG TTTGGATTCATGCTCATTGCTTTGATATGGAAATTTGACTTTGCTCCATTCATGGTTCTTATCATTGCTATCTTGAATGACG GAACTATCATGACAATTTCAAAGGATCGAGTTCAGCCATCTCCGCTACCTGACAGCTGGAAACTTAAAGAAATATTTGCCACTGGGATTGTGTTGGGAGGTTACTTGGCATTTGGAACTGTATTGTTTTTCTGGGCCATGAAAgataccaattttttttct AACACATTTGGCATAAGATCTCTGAGAGAAAATCCGAGGGAAATGATGGCAGCATTGTACCTGCAAGTCAGTATTGTGAGTCAGGCACTCATATTCGTGACAAGGTCCCGAAGCTGGTCTTTTGCTGAACGCCCCGGAATGTTCTTGCTTGGTGCTTTTATAATAGCTCAGTTG GTTGCCACAATAATTGCTGTTTATGCTAACTGGAGATTTGCAAATATCAAAGGATGTGGTTGGGGTTGGGCCGGTGTTATATGGCTTTATAGTGTAGTAACATATGTGCCACTTGACATCCTTAAGTTCTGCATTCGATACATTTTGAGTGGAAAGGCTTGGGATAATGTTCTGGAAAAAAGG ACTGCCTTTACAACTAAGTCCAACTATGGCATAGAAGAACGAGAAGCACAATGGGCTGCTGCACAGAGGACTCTTCATGGTCTTCAACCGCGGGAAATTTCTAACATTTTTGCTGACAAAAGTAGCTACAGGGAGCTTTCTGAGATTGCGGAGCAAGCCAAACGACGTGCAGAAGTTGCTAG GCTAAGAGAGGTGCATACGCTGAAGGGGCACGTCGAATCTGTGGTGAAGTTGAAAGGACTGGATATTGACACAATTCAACAGCACTACACAGTTTGA
- the LOC140980912 gene encoding glycosyltransferase family protein 64 C3 isoform X2, giving the protein MGIVTLPFLLAAIIFFPLPLLVISLRTYPNSQTPPCNKPDPKSLRSDRLTVVINGYSEHRIPLLQSIAEAYSVAPQVAGVVILWCNPSTSSRTLSRLSQNVSAFVHLSPSSSLNSRFYPWEIINTRAVLICDDDIMPATTSVSFAFTVWKSDPDRIVGFFARSHAYDIASRSWIYTMERDKYSIILTKLMILDIKYLEKYSCSEEYAAARQIVDKINNCEDILMNFVVADEIGRGPLMVGAKGGGIRDHGDSRNEDVSGGVAEVGLSSRRREHRKRRGECIREFHRILGRMPLKYSYGKVVDDVGEQGLCVKAGKVVLCDQQQDFRTA; this is encoded by the exons ATGGGCATTGTAACTCTACCTTTCTTACTAGCCGCAATTATCTTCTTCCCTCTGCCCCTTTTGGTCATTTCACTTCGAACATACCCGAATTCCCAGACTCCGCCCTGCAATAAGCCCGACCCGAAATCACTCAGATCCGACCGACTGACTGTGGTAATCAACGGCTACTCGGAGCACCGTATTCCATTGCTTCAATCAATCGCCGAAGCCTACTCCGTCGCGCCACAAGTCGCCGGTGTAGTCATCCTCTGGTGCAACCCTTCCACCTCCTCCAGAACCCTCTCCCGCCTTTCACAAAACGTCTCCGCCTTTGTCCACCTGTCGCCGTCGTCCAGCCTAAATTCCAGATTCTACCCCTGGGAAATCATCAATACCCGAGCCGTCCTCATCTGCGACGATGACATCATGCCCGCCACGACCTCCGTGTCCTTCGCGTTCACCGTCTGGAAATCGGATCCGGATCGGATCGTCGGATTTTTCGCCAGATCGCACGCTTACGACATAGCTTCGAGATCCTGGATCTACACCATGGAGAGGGATAAGTACTCGATAATCCTCACCAAATTAATGATCCTTGACATCAAATACCTCGAGAAATACTCGTGCAGTGAAGAATACGCCGCTGCCAGACAAATAGtggataaaatcaataattgcGAAGATATCTTGATGAATTTTGTGGTGGCTGATGAAATTGGAAGGGGCCCATTAATGGTGGGGGCTAAAGGAGGCGGAATTAGAGATCATGGAGACTCAAGAAACGAGGACGTATCGGGTGGAGTGGCAGAAGTGGGGTTGAGTAGCAGAAGAAGGGAGCATAGAAAGAGGAGAGGGGAGTGTATAAGGGAATTTCATAGGATATTGGGAAGGATGCCATTGAAGTACAGCTATGGGAAGGTGGTGGATGATGTTGGAGAACAGGGGTTATGCGTGAAGGCAGGGAAGGTGGTTCTCTGTGATCAACAACAAGATTTCAG GACGGCTTAA